A section of the Enterococcus montenegrensis genome encodes:
- a CDS encoding DNA/RNA non-specific endonuclease, translating into MDTVLILGGLLGIIIGIVTLIQATTKHRKKKPSFILVAASIAAVLSGSGLLNTENLQSIAPKDNPNTTAASTTLQSGASEEKSSSNHREDEGATEEKSASPLQSDAKLTALKQELAQLNYAGKQTIEINQGKPTFSKAELATTSGAWEKYYPLDALNRATGAEALLNQSLMPKEKRGSISSVTPTGWRNKKIGGSYLYNRSHLIGFALAGENANWQNLITGTRQLNNPEMLRFEMDIKYYLEQDKNHFVRYEVTPIFRNDELLARGVHLMAQSVNSEAIKFNVYIFNVQDNVKLNYADGTSQILKSGNSAEK; encoded by the coding sequence ATGGATACTGTTTTAATATTAGGTGGTCTATTGGGGATAATTATTGGAATTGTTACCTTAATTCAAGCTACGACCAAACATCGCAAGAAAAAGCCAAGCTTCATTTTGGTGGCCGCATCAATTGCAGCCGTATTATCTGGCAGTGGGTTATTAAACACTGAAAATCTTCAATCAATAGCACCCAAAGATAACCCAAATACTACGGCGGCCAGCACTACTTTGCAATCTGGAGCTTCAGAAGAGAAAAGCAGTAGTAATCATAGAGAAGATGAGGGAGCAACAGAAGAAAAAAGCGCAAGCCCCTTGCAAAGTGACGCTAAACTGACAGCTTTAAAACAAGAACTAGCCCAATTAAATTATGCAGGAAAACAAACGATTGAAATTAATCAAGGAAAGCCAACTTTTTCAAAAGCCGAATTAGCTACGACAAGTGGGGCATGGGAAAAGTATTATCCCCTAGATGCACTAAATCGGGCCACAGGTGCGGAGGCATTATTGAATCAAAGTTTAATGCCCAAAGAAAAACGCGGCAGTATTTCAAGTGTTACCCCGACTGGCTGGCGCAATAAAAAAATTGGTGGTAGCTATTTGTATAATCGCTCCCATTTAATTGGCTTTGCATTAGCAGGTGAAAATGCCAATTGGCAAAATTTAATTACCGGCACACGCCAGTTGAATAACCCTGAAATGTTACGTTTTGAAATGGATATCAAGTATTATTTAGAGCAAGATAAAAATCATTTTGTTCGTTATGAAGTTACACCAATCTTTCGCAATGATGAACTTTTGGCGCGGGGTGTCCATTTGATGGCACAGTCTGTAAATAGTGAAGCAATTAAATTTAATGTTTATATTTTCAATGTTCAAGATAATGTGAAATTGAATTATGCTGATGGCACAAGTCAAATATTGAAAAGCGGAAATTCTGCTGAAAAATAA
- a CDS encoding ImmA/IrrE family metallo-endopeptidase produces the protein MQIDEKLMAEYSQLTYIEDPEMPKKQKGFIVGKKVYYNPNQSYPQRNCTVAEEIGHYLTGVCDITKQDTNEKRKQERKARDVGATILVTPFDIINCFETGCVSVWECANHLEITEQTFKDAIKWYARKWDGIKTENNYTILFKPNGTIGVFKSFI, from the coding sequence ATGCAAATAGACGAAAAATTAATGGCTGAGTATTCTCAGCTTACATATATCGAAGATCCAGAAATGCCGAAAAAGCAAAAAGGATTTATCGTCGGTAAAAAAGTGTACTACAATCCTAATCAATCTTATCCTCAAAGAAACTGTACTGTAGCAGAAGAAATAGGGCATTATTTAACAGGGGTATGTGATATTACTAAGCAAGATACAAATGAGAAGCGCAAGCAAGAACGTAAAGCTAGAGATGTCGGAGCGACTATCCTTGTCACTCCTTTTGATATTATTAATTGTTTTGAAACTGGATGTGTATCGGTTTGGGAATGCGCTAATCATTTAGAAATAACTGAGCAAACTTTTAAAGATGCAATCAAATGGTATGCAAGAAAATGGGACGGGATTAAAACAGAAAACAACTATACTATTCTGTTTAAGCCAAACGGAACTATTGGAGTTTTTAAATCATTTATTTAG
- a CDS encoding helix-turn-helix domain-containing protein has product MTFGERLKSLRNKRSLTQSQLGEKLNVTKASISGYENDTRSPDKDTLVKIAKIFGVTTDYLLGIDESQDDPNLLVAAHIDDDVSEQDMEDILRYIEYRKNNPLPKK; this is encoded by the coding sequence ATGACTTTTGGAGAACGATTAAAAAGCCTTAGAAATAAACGCAGTTTAACTCAGAGTCAATTAGGAGAAAAACTTAATGTAACAAAGGCATCTATCTCGGGTTATGAGAATGACACTCGTAGTCCAGACAAAGATACTTTAGTAAAAATTGCGAAGATATTTGGGGTGACTACCGATTACCTTCTTGGTATCGATGAATCGCAAGACGATCCAAATTTATTAGTGGCCGCGCATATCGATGATGATGTTAGCGAGCAAGATATGGAGGATATACTACGCTACATCGAATATAGAAAAAATAATCCACTTCCTAAAAAGTAG
- a CDS encoding tyrosine-type recombinase/integrase — MEGSVRKRGSKWYYSFEAASIGGKRKRIERVGGNTKTEALAKMREAMKLYENGDTIDLTNISVADYFDYWFKDYVERKLKYNTQKNYRNIIDKYIKPGIGKYKLKSIGPDKLQKFVDSLPDFNQNGTRLAKHTVEIIITVIGGGLKRAVFPYKLIKENPMQYCDPPTYDESNKKTRKDLGIITIEQYQEILNITPIASSFRIPLEVGWGTGMRRGEVCGLYWSDVSFEEKTIKVERNMLQDKYGIKMGTPKTKSSYRTIDIDEGLLRTLKEHRKRQMENKIRYGQFYFDSPYVCTKENGEPVTPNSIKWNCTRISKALGFRFNFHGLRHTHATLLLEHGANAKSVQERLGHSKISTTLDTYAHVTKKMKNETIDIFTKATGSQK; from the coding sequence ATGGAGGGATCAGTAAGAAAACGAGGTTCGAAATGGTACTATTCTTTCGAAGCTGCTTCTATAGGAGGAAAACGAAAACGTATAGAACGAGTTGGAGGAAATACAAAAACAGAAGCGTTAGCAAAGATGCGTGAAGCGATGAAACTCTATGAGAACGGAGATACTATTGATTTAACAAATATTAGTGTTGCAGATTATTTTGACTACTGGTTTAAAGATTATGTTGAACGTAAATTGAAATATAATACACAAAAAAATTATCGAAACATAATTGATAAGTACATCAAACCGGGGATAGGAAAATACAAATTAAAATCAATTGGACCTGATAAACTTCAAAAATTTGTTGATTCTCTACCTGATTTTAATCAAAACGGAACACGTCTAGCTAAACACACTGTTGAAATTATAATTACAGTTATCGGTGGTGGTTTAAAGCGTGCGGTTTTCCCATACAAACTCATTAAAGAAAACCCTATGCAATATTGTGATCCACCTACTTATGATGAAAGTAATAAAAAGACACGGAAAGATTTAGGTATCATAACAATCGAGCAGTACCAGGAAATATTGAATATTACTCCTATCGCCTCTTCTTTCCGAATTCCACTTGAAGTTGGATGGGGAACTGGAATGAGACGCGGTGAAGTTTGCGGATTATATTGGAGTGATGTTTCATTTGAGGAAAAAACAATTAAAGTTGAAAGAAATATGCTACAAGATAAGTACGGAATTAAAATGGGTACTCCAAAAACAAAATCGAGTTATCGAACGATTGATATTGACGAAGGTTTATTGCGCACACTGAAAGAACATCGGAAACGACAAATGGAAAATAAAATTAGATATGGTCAATTTTACTTCGACAGCCCTTACGTCTGCACAAAGGAAAATGGCGAGCCAGTAACGCCAAATTCAATTAAATGGAATTGTACAAGAATTTCTAAAGCATTAGGGTTCCGATTTAATTTTCACGGTCTACGTCACACGCATGCCACCCTTTTACTTGAGCATGGAGCAAACGCTAAATCTGTTCAAGAACGGCTGGGTCACAGTAAAATTTCTACAACATTAGACACCTACGCTCATGTTACGAAGAAGATGAAAAATGAAACAATTGACATCTTTACAAAAGCAACGGGAAGCCAAAAATAA
- a CDS encoding DUF4352 domain-containing protein, translating into MAKKKVTGEDGKTYVMKEKKPFYKKVWFWILVVIVVAGIGGALGSGNDENNAVKEANSSSNVADSNKQETKESTKANEAPKEEKVYKIGDKVPVGTVEYVINSKEVKDQVGGEYTAQNAKAKYIVLDVTITNNGDKAITIADDFFKLYKGKTEFKTDSSASIAANQESGSTGLDFFYQELNPESSLTGKVVFDVNEETINDPSTQIQVQTGVWGTETERINLN; encoded by the coding sequence ATGGCAAAGAAAAAAGTAACTGGGGAAGATGGAAAAACTTATGTAATGAAGGAGAAAAAACCATTCTATAAGAAAGTTTGGTTTTGGATTCTAGTAGTCATAGTTGTTGCTGGTATCGGTGGCGCTCTTGGTAGCGGCAATGATGAAAACAATGCTGTCAAAGAAGCAAATAGTTCTTCCAATGTAGCAGACTCAAATAAACAAGAAACAAAAGAAAGTACTAAAGCTAATGAAGCTCCTAAGGAAGAAAAAGTATATAAAATCGGTGATAAAGTTCCTGTTGGCACTGTTGAGTATGTAATTAATAGCAAAGAAGTAAAAGATCAAGTAGGCGGTGAATATACCGCTCAAAATGCTAAGGCTAAATATATCGTACTCGACGTAACTATCACAAATAACGGCGATAAGGCCATTACAATTGCAGATGATTTTTTTAAATTGTACAAAGGTAAAACCGAGTTCAAAACTGATTCATCTGCATCAATTGCAGCTAATCAAGAATCCGGCAGTACCGGTCTAGATTTTTTCTATCAAGAATTGAATCCAGAAAGCAGTTTGACTGGTAAAGTTGTTTTTGACGTGAATGAAGAAACAATCAACGATCCATCTACACAAATACAAGTCCAAACTGGTGTTTGGGGAACTGAAACAGAGCGTATTAATTTAAATTAA
- a CDS encoding helix-turn-helix transcriptional regulator, whose protein sequence is MIEQLKQIREMNQLTAQDVAEKVGITKGYYSMIENGKRGLSYPIAVKIAEVFDMKPDDIFFTHEFTNEKHFGKEAAK, encoded by the coding sequence ATGATTGAACAATTAAAACAAATTCGAGAAATGAACCAATTAACTGCTCAAGATGTTGCTGAAAAAGTAGGTATTACAAAAGGCTATTATTCTATGATTGAAAACGGAAAACGAGGCCTTAGTTATCCAATCGCAGTCAAAATTGCTGAAGTATTTGATATGAAACCTGATGATATTTTTTTTACTCACGAGTTTACAAATGAGAAACATTTTGGCAAGGAGGCTGCAAAATGA
- a CDS encoding WxL protein host-binding domain-containing protein: MSKVHMIGKIYKEEDQKNPVISREIKDGGIAPSSSFTINFFNGTVGATKPLDAGKYLLKLDFTDVFNKQWHFEQKFDISKKEAQTVNTKVFTVKKDNTLLFIIIGILVALLVMIIIFLIIYFVKRKRREQ, from the coding sequence ATTAGTAAAGTGCACATGATTGGGAAGATATATAAAGAGGAAGATCAAAAAAATCCGGTTATTTCTAGAGAAATTAAAGATGGTGGCATAGCACCTTCCTCTTCGTTTACGATTAATTTTTTTAACGGTACTGTTGGTGCGACTAAGCCACTTGATGCCGGTAAATATCTGTTGAAGTTAGATTTTACAGATGTTTTTAATAAACAATGGCATTTTGAACAGAAATTTGATATTTCAAAAAAGGAAGCACAAACTGTTAATACAAAAGTATTCACGGTTAAAAAAGATAATACCTTGCTTTTTATAATTATTGGAATTCTCGTAGCGTTACTCGTTATGATAATAATTTTCCTAATCATCTATTTTGTAAAAAGAAAAAGAAGAGAGCAATAG
- a CDS encoding DUF1351 domain-containing protein, which produces MTNEIVVPEIKFEVAYEPSIIEIKNEEYLKQLVDEIVEKYSVLVFTEDNISEAKKTRSELNNYRKLLDDQRKAIKKEYNEPLKAFEEKIKGYVKQIDSVNDEIKDRIADYDFKQMQIRKQKGVRRMNEKKSNVKKLCRILFLLWLTFSGLVLAPNSVVAATDTMTNKTTLVISDKSQHTSNGDNTLANGNSRKLYPKTNEIQSFAFSFLGTLLLAILFLLCKRRREKDA; this is translated from the coding sequence ATGACGAATGAAATAGTCGTACCAGAAATTAAGTTTGAAGTGGCTTATGAGCCAAGCATCATCGAAATTAAGAATGAAGAATACTTGAAACAACTTGTTGATGAGATTGTAGAAAAATATAGTGTTTTAGTTTTTACGGAAGATAACATTTCCGAAGCCAAAAAAACACGTAGTGAATTAAATAATTATCGAAAGTTGTTAGACGACCAGCGCAAGGCAATAAAAAAAGAATACAACGAACCTTTAAAAGCTTTTGAAGAAAAAATTAAAGGCTATGTAAAACAAATTGACAGTGTCAACGATGAGATTAAAGATCGCATTGCTGATTACGACTTCAAACAAATGCAGATACGTAAACAAAAGGGGGTCAGAAGAATGAATGAGAAAAAGAGTAACGTAAAAAAGTTATGCAGAATTTTGTTCCTTCTCTGGCTTACCTTTTCAGGATTGGTGTTAGCACCTAACTCTGTAGTAGCAGCTACAGATACGATGACCAATAAAACGACACTTGTAATATCTGATAAGAGCCAGCATACATCTAATGGTGATAATACTTTAGCTAATGGAAATTCCAGAAAACTTTATCCCAAGACAAATGAAATCCAATCTTTTGCATTTTCATTTTTAGGAACGCTATTGCTCGCAATCTTGTTTCTTCTATGTAAAAGAAGGAGGGAAAAAGATGCGTAA
- a CDS encoding FAD/NAD(P)-binding protein produces the protein MKKIAIIGAGPFGLIALSKLIKRAVESKEAFEIFIFDPYGPGGNVWRSDQSKAVIMNTVLQHVTLFSEDEGPNLGEWSQREAAAFLATLDRTEQEKFMSETRLAKNDYCSRRYYGIYQRWFYAEILKKTTKKIQVHLVKEKITDLTLKKEKISLIGSKEYLVSDVILATGHSQNEASEEECENQNFAQKNNLFYQRPGNPANTPLKKLVNGPIIIRGLGLSFYDYLPLLIDKWGGKFIEKEGNLRYQPSGKEAKIIVGSGRGLPYHARPINQKEPGEDAKPEILTPHFMSQFQGSVKELVTLVKKEAELVYYQKILKDVKFDLTNFLTEYRCKDAAAVLKKYRVPKELQLNWEQLLQPAGNISPEHFPSFVLGYLKADIKSAELGNKTGAIASAIDTFKELQAPFDYMLDHEKFSEREYYEDFWGDFNRSYSFLAIGAPVVRQKQLAALVEAEIVEFLAPEMTVTKQNGQFVAYSKQDEKRRFNGKNLIEARLPQPSFATTKNPLLKNMREKGYLAPHKVTFDAKSHATGAILVSRKTHQIIDNNGQIQPHLFCYGIPLEGLDWLNAASPRPKSDDRVFYLADQIIETIFAKKR, from the coding sequence ATGAAAAAAATCGCGATTATTGGGGCGGGGCCATTTGGTTTGATTGCCTTGTCAAAGCTTATAAAGAGAGCCGTGGAAAGTAAAGAAGCATTTGAAATTTTTATTTTTGATCCGTATGGGCCAGGAGGAAATGTCTGGCGTAGTGATCAAAGTAAAGCTGTTATCATGAACACCGTGTTGCAACATGTAACGTTATTTTCTGAAGATGAAGGTCCTAATCTAGGGGAATGGAGTCAAAGGGAGGCCGCCGCTTTTTTAGCTACGTTAGATCGAACAGAGCAAGAAAAATTTATGTCAGAAACCAGATTAGCTAAAAACGACTATTGTTCTCGCCGCTATTACGGTATTTATCAACGGTGGTTTTATGCAGAAATTTTAAAGAAAACCACAAAAAAAATACAAGTACACTTGGTTAAAGAAAAAATTACGGATTTAACGTTAAAAAAAGAAAAAATCAGTCTAATTGGCTCAAAAGAATATCTCGTTTCTGATGTGATTTTGGCAACGGGACATTCACAAAATGAAGCCAGTGAAGAAGAGTGCGAAAATCAGAATTTTGCCCAAAAAAATAACTTGTTTTATCAAAGACCGGGAAATCCAGCCAATACACCATTAAAAAAATTAGTTAATGGACCAATTATTATTCGAGGGTTGGGTTTGAGTTTTTATGACTATCTGCCGTTACTAATTGACAAGTGGGGCGGGAAATTTATCGAAAAGGAGGGGAATTTGCGTTACCAGCCTTCAGGTAAAGAAGCAAAAATAATTGTTGGCTCAGGTCGCGGTTTGCCTTATCATGCGCGTCCTATTAATCAAAAAGAACCTGGCGAAGACGCTAAGCCTGAGATTTTGACGCCGCATTTTATGTCTCAATTTCAAGGATCAGTAAAAGAATTAGTCACATTAGTAAAAAAAGAAGCCGAATTAGTCTATTATCAAAAGATTTTAAAGGATGTTAAATTTGATTTGACTAACTTTCTAACAGAATATCGTTGTAAAGATGCTGCTGCCGTTTTAAAAAAATATCGTGTACCCAAAGAACTACAATTAAATTGGGAGCAGTTATTACAGCCGGCAGGAAATATTTCACCAGAACATTTCCCTAGTTTTGTTCTTGGATATTTAAAAGCAGATATAAAATCAGCTGAATTAGGCAACAAAACAGGAGCTATTGCCTCGGCGATTGATACATTTAAAGAACTGCAGGCACCTTTTGATTATATGTTAGATCATGAAAAATTTTCTGAAAGAGAGTACTATGAAGATTTCTGGGGAGATTTCAATCGTAGCTATAGCTTTCTAGCTATCGGTGCACCTGTTGTACGACAAAAACAATTAGCGGCGTTAGTAGAAGCGGAAATTGTCGAATTTCTAGCTCCAGAGATGACGGTAACAAAACAAAACGGGCAATTTGTTGCCTACAGTAAGCAAGATGAAAAGCGAAGATTTAATGGAAAAAATTTGATTGAGGCGCGTTTACCGCAACCAAGTTTTGCAACGACAAAGAATCCTTTATTAAAGAATATGAGAGAAAAAGGTTATCTAGCCCCACATAAGGTAACTTTTGACGCTAAAAGCCATGCAACAGGGGCAATCTTGGTTAGTCGCAAAACACACCAAATCATTGATAACAATGGGCAAATTCAACCGCATCTTTTTTGTTACGGCATTCCGCTGGAAGGATTAGATTGGCTCAACGCTGCCTCACCGCGGCCCAAAAGTGATGATCGCGTTTTTTATTTGGCTGATCAAATAATTGAAACAATTTTTGCAAAGAAGCGCTAA